The Comamonas sp. GB3 AK4-5 genome includes a region encoding these proteins:
- a CDS encoding cytidine deaminase → MFTELIAAAQAVARPIDLANGGQAASVGAALLGSDRQIYTGVCIDMACGIGFCAEASAMAEMLKRHATRIEAAVAVNAQGLVLSPCGRCREMMLQLDPANAATRVALPGGRELSLAELMPHHWLQDAA, encoded by the coding sequence ATGTTCACCGAACTGATAGCTGCGGCCCAGGCCGTGGCCAGACCCATAGACCTTGCCAACGGCGGGCAGGCCGCCAGCGTGGGCGCAGCCTTGCTGGGCAGCGACCGCCAGATCTACACGGGCGTGTGCATAGACATGGCCTGTGGGATCGGGTTTTGTGCCGAAGCCTCGGCCATGGCCGAGATGCTCAAGCGCCATGCCACCCGAATCGAGGCCGCTGTGGCGGTGAATGCACAAGGTCTGGTGTTGTCGCCCTGTGGGCGCTGCCGCGAAATGATGCTGCAGCTGGACCCCGCCAATGCGGCGACGCGTGTGGCCTTGCCCGGTGGGCGAGAGCTCTCCCTCGCGGAGCTGATGCCCCACCACTGGCTGCAAGACGCTGCCTGA
- a CDS encoding acyl-CoA carboxylase subunit beta: MQDDILKQLEAKRERARLGGGEKRIAAQHKKGKLTARERIELLLDDGTFEEWDMFVEHRCTDFGMQDSKIPGDGVVTGYGMINGRLVFVFSQDFTVFGGALSETHAEKICKVMDQAMKVGAPVIGLNDSGGARIQEGVASLGGYADVFQKNVLASGVVPQISMIMGPCAGGAVYSPAMTDFIFMVKDSSYMFVTGPEVVKTVTHEEVTAEELGGAVTHTSKSGVADMAFDNDVEALMMLRRLYNYLPLNNREKAPVRESTDPAHRADLSLDTLVPENPNKPYDMKELILKTVDDGDFFELQPDYAKNILIGFARMAGQTVGIVANQPLVLAGCLDIKSSIKAARFVRFCDAFNIPVVTFVDVPGFMPGTSQEYGGIIKHGAKLLYAYAECTVPKITVITRKAYGGAYDVMASKHLRGDVNLAWPQAEIAVMGAKGAVEIIFREDKNDPVKLAAREAEYKERFANPFVAGARGFIDDVILPHETRKRICRSLEMLKNKQLENPWRKHGNIPL; encoded by the coding sequence ATGCAAGACGACATCCTGAAGCAGCTGGAAGCCAAGCGCGAACGCGCGCGGCTGGGGGGCGGAGAAAAGCGCATCGCCGCACAGCACAAAAAAGGCAAGCTCACGGCGCGCGAACGCATCGAACTGCTGCTGGACGACGGCACGTTTGAAGAGTGGGACATGTTTGTGGAGCACCGCTGCACGGACTTCGGCATGCAGGACAGCAAGATCCCGGGCGACGGCGTGGTCACCGGCTACGGCATGATCAATGGCCGTTTGGTGTTTGTCTTCAGCCAGGACTTCACGGTGTTTGGCGGCGCATTGTCGGAAACCCATGCCGAGAAGATCTGCAAGGTCATGGACCAGGCCATGAAGGTGGGCGCTCCCGTGATCGGCCTGAACGACTCGGGCGGTGCGCGCATCCAGGAGGGTGTGGCCTCGCTGGGCGGCTATGCCGATGTGTTCCAGAAGAACGTGCTGGCCTCGGGCGTGGTGCCGCAGATCTCCATGATCATGGGCCCCTGCGCCGGTGGCGCCGTGTACTCGCCGGCCATGACCGACTTCATCTTCATGGTCAAGGACAGCAGCTATATGTTCGTGACCGGCCCCGAAGTGGTGAAGACCGTGACCCACGAAGAGGTCACGGCCGAGGAGCTGGGCGGTGCCGTCACCCACACCAGCAAGAGCGGTGTGGCCGACATGGCCTTCGACAACGACGTGGAGGCGCTGATGATGCTGCGCCGCCTCTACAACTACCTGCCGCTGAACAACCGCGAAAAAGCACCAGTGCGCGAGTCCACCGACCCCGCACACCGCGCCGACCTGTCGCTCGATACCCTGGTGCCCGAGAATCCCAACAAGCCCTATGACATGAAGGAGCTGATTCTCAAGACCGTGGACGACGGCGACTTCTTCGAGCTGCAGCCCGACTACGCCAAGAATATTTTGATCGGCTTTGCCCGCATGGCCGGCCAGACCGTGGGCATTGTGGCCAACCAGCCTCTGGTGCTGGCGGGCTGCCTGGACATCAAGAGCTCCATCAAGGCCGCGCGCTTTGTGCGCTTTTGCGATGCCTTCAACATCCCCGTGGTCACCTTTGTGGACGTGCCTGGCTTCATGCCCGGCACCTCGCAGGAGTACGGCGGCATCATCAAGCATGGCGCCAAGCTGCTCTACGCCTACGCGGAGTGCACCGTGCCCAAGATCACCGTCATCACCCGCAAGGCCTATGGCGGCGCCTATGACGTGATGGCCTCCAAGCATTTGCGCGGCGACGTCAACCTGGCCTGGCCCCAGGCCGAGATCGCCGTGATGGGCGCCAAGGGCGCGGTGGAAATCATCTTCCGCGAAGACAAGAATGACCCCGTCAAGCTGGCTGCGCGTGAAGCGGAATACAAGGAACGCTTTGCCAACCCCTTTGTAGCCGGTGCGCGTGGCTTTATCGACGACGTCATCCTGCCGCACGAAACGCGCAAGCGCATCTGCCGCAGCCTGGAGATGCTGAAGAACAAGCAGCTGGAAAATCCGTGGCGCAAGCACGGCAACATCCCACTGTGA
- the meaB gene encoding methylmalonyl Co-A mutase-associated GTPase MeaB, with protein MTPEQMQDGILHGNPAVQRRSMAKAITLLESTRADHRIQADSLLTALLPHTGRAFRLGISGVPGVGKSTFIEALGLYLIGQGLKVAVLAIDPSSTVSGGSILGDKTRMEQLSVRAEAYIRPSPSSGTLGGVAEKTREAMLVCEAAGYDVVIVETVGVGQSEIAVHGMSDMFCVLQLPNAGDDLQAIKKGVMELADLVVINKADIDPHAATRAEAQITSSLRLLGMHGNPDHAHAGALWQPRVLQISALLGQGVDGFWAAVSSFKDMQTTNGRLQARREKQSLAWMWERIDFGLKQAFRQHPQVQALLPQLQADVAAGRMAASTAARNLLSAQSGIAQTAHQTIATANKQ; from the coding sequence GTGACCCCTGAGCAAATGCAAGACGGCATCCTGCATGGCAACCCTGCCGTGCAACGCCGCTCCATGGCCAAGGCCATCACCTTGCTGGAATCCACCCGTGCCGATCACCGCATCCAGGCAGATAGCCTGCTCACGGCCCTGCTGCCGCATACGGGCCGGGCATTCAGGCTGGGCATCAGCGGTGTGCCGGGCGTGGGCAAGTCCACCTTTATCGAGGCCCTGGGCCTGTACCTCATAGGCCAGGGGTTGAAGGTGGCGGTGCTGGCCATTGACCCGTCCTCCACCGTGTCGGGCGGCTCCATTCTGGGCGACAAGACCCGTATGGAGCAGCTGTCCGTGCGCGCCGAGGCCTATATCCGTCCCAGCCCCAGCAGCGGCACCCTGGGTGGCGTGGCCGAGAAGACGCGCGAGGCCATGCTGGTCTGCGAGGCCGCCGGTTATGACGTGGTCATTGTCGAAACCGTGGGCGTGGGCCAGAGCGAGATTGCCGTGCATGGCATGAGCGATATGTTCTGCGTGCTGCAGCTGCCCAATGCGGGCGACGACCTGCAGGCGATTAAAAAAGGCGTGATGGAGCTGGCCGACCTGGTGGTCATCAACAAGGCCGATATCGACCCCCATGCTGCCACGCGGGCCGAGGCGCAAATCACCTCCAGCCTGCGCCTGCTGGGCATGCATGGCAATCCAGACCACGCCCATGCCGGCGCGCTGTGGCAGCCCCGGGTGCTGCAGATCAGCGCCTTGCTGGGCCAGGGCGTCGATGGTTTTTGGGCTGCGGTCAGCAGCTTCAAAGACATGCAGACCACGAATGGCCGTTTGCAGGCCCGGCGCGAAAAGCAGTCGCTGGCCTGGATGTGGGAGCGCATCGACTTCGGGCTCAAGCAGGCATTTCGCCAGCACCCGCAGGTGCAGGCCTTGCTGCCACAGCTACAGGCCGATGTGGCCGCTGGACGCATGGCAGCCAGTACTGCGGCAAGAAATCTGCTGTCAGCGCAATCAGGCATTGCGCAGACAGCTCACCAAACCATAGCAACAGCCAACAAGCAATAG